The following coding sequences lie in one Miscanthus floridulus cultivar M001 chromosome 9, ASM1932011v1, whole genome shotgun sequence genomic window:
- the LOC136479724 gene encoding disease resistance protein PIK6-NP-like — translation MAEMISSAATGVLGSVIDKLAAMLTDKYNLARDVKQGIRSLQDELRTMEAMLLMLEDKDDDQIDPLAKDWRSKVRELSYEIEDCIDRFVLNHSHGDGGSTANFVHKAIQMVKTLFKDRGIAEEIRRLKRLVSEQSERGKRYYDINQCLLASPTQPVPLDLRAPALFQEARDLVGIDAPREEIISLLRCEDKEHKVVSIYGIGGQGKTTLAMEVYHKITEAAFDSRAFVSVSQIQI, via the coding sequence ATGGCTGAAATGATCTCGAGCGCCGCCACGGGTGTGTTGGGCTCTGTCATCGACAAGCTGGCCGCCATGCTCACCGACAAGTACAACCTCGCCAGAGACGTCAAGCAAGGGATCCGGTCCCTGCAAGACGAGCTGCGCACCATGGAAGCCATGCTGCTGATGctcgaagacaaggacgacgacCAGATCGATCCACTCGCCAAAGACTGGAGGAGCAAGGTGCGTGAGCTGTCCTACGAAATTGAGGATTGCATCGACCGTTTTGTGCTCAATCACAGCCATGGAGATGGAGGTTCCACGGCCAACTTCGTGCACAAGGCCATTCAAATGGTGAAAACGTTGTTCAAGGACAGAGGAATAGCAGAGGAGATCCGACGACTCAAGAGGCTCGTGAGCGAGCAGAGCGAGCGGGGGAAACGCTACTACGACATCAATCAGTGTCTCCTTGCCTCCCCAACTCAGCCAGTGCCATTGGATCTTCGAGCACCTGCACTCTTTCAGGAGGCCAGGGATCTTGTTGGAATCGATGCTCCTCGTGAGGAGATCATCAGCTTATTGAGATGTGAagacaaggagcacaaggtggtgTCCATCTATGGGATAGGTGGACAGGGGAAGACCACTCTCGCCATGGAGGTGTACCACAAAATCACTGAAGCTGCTTTTGATAGCCGGGCTTTTGTGTCTGTATCACAAATCCAGATATGA